Proteins found in one Thalassomonas actiniarum genomic segment:
- a CDS encoding TetR/AcrR family transcriptional regulator, with translation MSDKRNQTSSKGRPVDSKKQALQKQKLLDAALALLSEKNFSEITIRELAKVAGVNSAMVSYYFDNKEGLFIALLEQLSDKEFSRLGNLRQEKEPIKAVITFMLGMINQNPGLMKLVHSEAMSPDSTLGAAMIERFPKRMAALLPDLIAAQQAQGKIRPDINPKYAAFSLISLIVTPFIVTPIREQAWQITTPELNTPQWTEHIYQLFIFGMTKGPAQ, from the coding sequence ATGTCAGATAAGAGAAACCAGACAAGCAGCAAAGGCCGCCCGGTCGACAGCAAAAAGCAAGCATTGCAAAAGCAAAAATTACTCGATGCCGCATTAGCCCTGTTAAGTGAAAAAAACTTCAGCGAAATCACCATACGTGAATTAGCTAAAGTGGCCGGAGTGAACTCCGCTATGGTCAGTTATTACTTTGATAACAAAGAAGGTTTATTTATTGCCTTATTAGAGCAGCTCTCGGATAAAGAATTTAGCCGCCTCGGCAATTTACGCCAGGAAAAGGAGCCGATAAAAGCTGTGATCACTTTTATGCTTGGCATGATCAATCAAAACCCGGGATTGATGAAACTGGTACACAGTGAAGCCATGTCCCCGGATTCAACCTTAGGGGCCGCCATGATCGAACGCTTTCCCAAACGCATGGCGGCTCTTTTACCCGATCTTATCGCTGCTCAGCAGGCGCAGGGAAAAATACGTCCTGACATTAACCCCAAGTATGCCGCCTTTTCTTTGATCAGCTTAATCGTCACCCCTTTTATCGTTACCCCGATACGGGAGCAGGCATGGCAAATCACAACCCCGGAACTCAACACCCCACAATGGACTGAGCATATTTATCAACTTTTTATATTCGGAATGACTAAAGGGCCAGCCCAATGA
- a CDS encoding efflux RND transporter periplasmic adaptor subunit, translating into MKALLKSFLKTKFALPAILAAGIALMMLIVKLQPQMKHDPRARPSVPVDTVTVAEHMIRPAITGFGTVEPDLTLQAKAEVSGRITYIHPELKIGEILAKNTVLLRIDDRDYQLNLKQAQADLLSSQASLKEMELTVENNKLDLKLANEKLKVRKKELARLEKLRKSGAVSLSTLDAERQNMLQQQQEVQQLKNTQITLPSDIEVLQAKIEISQAQLEQSKRDLARTEIRLPFNGRINAVSAELDQYVSTNTLLFEAYGIDKMIVNAQFSLQQFSQIAASFDRSQLNYEDLLSDRTMSDIFSSLGLSATLYAAGNESLSWQAKVERLSGSIDSQTRTLGVVVSVEGVYKNIDPGVKPPLLAGNYMKVNLHGAQKQFVIAPRFALHQGQIYRVGKADTLERLDLNKVQLQGELALFTDTLKPGDKIITSDVFPAVQGMSLSPVNDQALQQQLDTWVRKAQ; encoded by the coding sequence ATGAAAGCATTGCTAAAATCCTTCTTAAAGACAAAGTTTGCCTTACCCGCGATACTCGCCGCCGGTATTGCCTTAATGATGTTGATCGTTAAACTGCAGCCGCAAATGAAACACGATCCCCGGGCCCGGCCTTCGGTGCCGGTAGATACCGTGACCGTAGCCGAGCATATGATCCGTCCCGCCATCACCGGCTTTGGCACGGTTGAGCCGGATCTGACCCTGCAAGCCAAAGCGGAAGTTTCCGGGCGCATCACCTATATTCACCCGGAATTAAAAATCGGTGAAATTCTGGCTAAAAACACTGTGCTGCTGCGCATCGACGACAGGGATTACCAGCTCAATTTAAAGCAGGCACAGGCGGATCTGTTGTCCAGCCAGGCCAGTTTAAAGGAAATGGAACTGACGGTAGAAAACAACAAGCTGGATCTGAAACTGGCCAACGAAAAACTTAAAGTTCGGAAAAAAGAACTGGCCCGCCTGGAAAAGCTGCGCAAGTCCGGCGCCGTTTCCCTGTCGACCTTAGACGCCGAAAGACAAAACATGCTGCAGCAACAGCAGGAAGTGCAGCAGCTAAAAAATACCCAGATCACCCTGCCCTCGGATATCGAAGTCTTACAGGCGAAGATTGAAATTTCACAGGCACAGTTAGAGCAAAGTAAGCGCGATCTGGCCCGCACCGAAATCCGCCTGCCTTTTAACGGCCGCATCAATGCGGTAAGCGCCGAGCTCGATCAGTACGTCAGCACCAACACCCTGTTATTCGAGGCTTACGGCATAGATAAAATGATAGTCAATGCCCAGTTTTCCCTGCAGCAGTTTAGCCAGATTGCCGCCAGCTTTGACCGCAGCCAACTCAATTACGAAGACTTATTGTCAGACAGGACAATGAGTGACATCTTCAGCTCCCTCGGCCTGAGCGCCACCTTGTATGCTGCCGGTAACGAGTCTCTGAGCTGGCAGGCAAAAGTAGAGCGTCTGTCCGGCAGCATAGATTCCCAAACCCGCACCCTGGGGGTCGTGGTCAGTGTTGAAGGCGTTTATAAAAATATAGATCCCGGCGTCAAGCCCCCCTTGCTGGCAGGCAACTATATGAAAGTGAACCTGCACGGCGCACAAAAGCAATTTGTGATCGCCCCCAGGTTTGCCCTGCACCAGGGACAAATTTACCGCGTGGGTAAGGCAGATACCCTGGAGCGTCTCGATCTCAACAAAGTCCAGCTGCAGGGAGAGCTGGCCCTGTTTACCGATACCCTTAAACCGGGAGACAAGATCATTACCTCGGATGTTTTCCCCGCAGTACAGGGCATGAGCCTGTCTCCGGTCAATGACCAGGCCCTGCAACAGCAACTGGATACCTGGGTGAGGAAAGCGCAATGA
- a CDS encoding efflux RND transporter permease subunit, producing MIRYFTAHPTAANLLMLLLIFMGISVLPDIKRETFPEVKAYSLQVNVPYPGATPVDVEQGICLPLEDALDGISFIEEKVCEARQNLGLMTIKMLEQGDFVKFTDDVKTAIDGINEFPDNAEEPVVTEKGRTQHVISIALTADLPRSELKTLAENLKQRILQHPQIPLVKISGFSERQLRVQVSQENLRSYGLDLQQLVSLISKQDLDLPLGSIETENSETQLRFSDERRSALDLAQLVILTGEQGNEVRLGEIATIIDTFELAEDKVEFNGRPAALLKIEKNTIDDSLDVLAAVEEIINTESARLPDGVSLDITQDATSIVKDRINMLLTNAWQGLLLVFATMWLFFTVRYAFWVVMGLPVSFLASAFVLGHMGITINMISMVALLLALGILMDDAIVIAESIGTQLKKGLKPMEAAIKGTKIVARGVASSYATTLCIFIGLVFLQGDLGQILKVIPIVLISVISVSLIEAFFILPNHLHHSLAHGEKQKPSRFRVKFEQKFEHLRTRTYVLVEKIIHYRYAFIGAVLAFFLLSVSMLASGILQFSAFPNVEGDRLQAQILMPAGTPLKQTERVVEQLLTALDKTSQELQADEDHTLVKSFAVSFNQNSDAFESGPHLATIDVDLLSAEIRNTKMQHFINRWRQSSGIIPDALTLSFKEPSIGPSGRAIQIRLTGNDLNELAKASFELQTWLSGYPGVNNLLDDLRPGKPEFTLKLKDGAYNLGIDARTIANQVRSAFQGNKVLETNVDLETFEITVMLTPESRDEFADFDNFPIIHPTSGAIIPLSAVAKITATRGYSRIGRYNNQRAVTVYGDIDGTVNNTQKVMKDLTKRWLPDFQQRYPDIKLSQEGETKNSAITQQSMVQSFVFGILGVFLLLSFQFRSYIEPVIVLVAIPLAMIGTIWGHLLMGLSFTMPSMLGFVSLAGIVVNDSILLVEFVKKRVEEGYSVHQAAAKASYDRFRAVFLTSVTTIAGMTPLLFETSLQAQILIPLATSIVFGIATSTLLVLFVLPCLYTILEDFGLAKSKKEQHLDEVAADAVT from the coding sequence ATGATACGTTATTTTACCGCCCATCCTACGGCGGCCAACTTATTGATGCTGCTGCTGATATTTATGGGCATCAGCGTCTTACCGGATATCAAGCGGGAAACCTTCCCGGAAGTCAAAGCCTACTCGCTGCAGGTCAATGTCCCCTATCCGGGAGCAACGCCTGTGGATGTCGAGCAGGGGATCTGTTTGCCGCTCGAAGATGCTCTTGACGGCATCAGCTTTATCGAGGAAAAAGTCTGTGAAGCCAGGCAAAATCTCGGCTTAATGACAATAAAAATGCTCGAACAGGGGGATTTTGTTAAATTCACCGATGATGTTAAAACTGCCATCGACGGCATCAACGAATTTCCCGATAACGCCGAAGAACCAGTGGTGACGGAAAAAGGCCGTACCCAGCATGTGATTTCCATCGCCTTAACCGCAGACTTGCCGAGATCTGAACTTAAAACCCTGGCGGAAAACCTCAAGCAGCGCATCCTGCAGCACCCCCAAATCCCGCTGGTGAAGATCAGCGGTTTTTCCGAGCGCCAGCTCAGGGTGCAGGTTTCCCAGGAGAACCTGCGCAGTTACGGTCTGGATCTGCAGCAGCTGGTAAGCCTTATCAGCAAACAGGATCTTGACTTGCCGCTGGGTTCGATTGAAACCGAAAACAGCGAAACCCAGCTACGTTTTAGCGACGAAAGACGCAGCGCCCTGGATCTTGCCCAGCTGGTGATCTTAACCGGTGAACAAGGCAATGAAGTCCGGCTCGGGGAAATCGCCACCATAATCGACACCTTTGAACTGGCTGAAGACAAGGTAGAGTTTAACGGCCGCCCCGCCGCCCTGCTGAAAATTGAAAAAAATACCATAGACGACAGTTTGGATGTGCTGGCGGCGGTGGAAGAGATCATCAACACAGAATCCGCCCGCCTGCCTGATGGTGTTTCCCTCGATATTACCCAGGATGCCACCAGCATAGTCAAAGATCGCATCAATATGCTGCTCACCAATGCCTGGCAGGGACTGCTGCTGGTATTTGCCACTATGTGGCTGTTCTTTACCGTGCGTTATGCCTTCTGGGTGGTGATGGGGCTGCCGGTCTCATTTTTAGCCAGTGCCTTTGTACTCGGCCATATGGGCATCACCATCAATATGATTTCCATGGTCGCCCTGTTGCTGGCGCTGGGTATCTTAATGGATGATGCCATCGTCATTGCCGAGTCTATAGGCACCCAGCTGAAAAAAGGTTTAAAACCCATGGAGGCAGCAATAAAGGGCACCAAAATCGTGGCCCGTGGGGTTGCCTCTTCCTATGCCACCACTTTGTGTATTTTTATCGGCCTGGTTTTTCTCCAGGGAGATCTGGGGCAGATCCTTAAAGTGATCCCTATCGTGCTAATTTCGGTGATTTCCGTTTCCCTGATCGAAGCATTTTTTATCTTACCCAACCATTTGCACCACTCCCTCGCCCATGGCGAAAAGCAAAAACCGTCCAGGTTCCGTGTTAAGTTCGAGCAGAAATTCGAACACTTAAGGACCCGCACTTATGTGCTGGTGGAAAAAATCATTCATTACCGCTATGCCTTTATCGGCGCCGTACTGGCCTTTTTCCTGTTATCGGTAAGCATGCTTGCCTCGGGCATATTACAGTTTTCCGCTTTTCCCAATGTTGAAGGGGACAGGCTGCAGGCACAAATATTAATGCCGGCGGGCACGCCGTTAAAGCAAACCGAGCGTGTGGTTGAGCAGCTGTTAACGGCGCTTGATAAAACCTCGCAGGAACTCCAGGCAGATGAAGATCATACCTTAGTCAAATCATTTGCCGTGAGTTTCAACCAGAACTCGGATGCGTTCGAATCAGGTCCTCATCTGGCCACCATAGATGTCGACTTGCTGTCGGCAGAAATACGCAATACCAAGATGCAGCATTTTATCAACCGCTGGCGGCAAAGCAGCGGTATTATCCCGGACGCCCTGACCTTATCCTTTAAAGAGCCGAGCATAGGCCCAAGCGGCAGGGCTATCCAGATACGCCTGACCGGCAATGATCTCAACGAGCTGGCAAAAGCCTCGTTTGAACTGCAAACCTGGCTGTCCGGTTATCCCGGGGTTAACAACCTGTTGGACGATCTCAGACCCGGCAAGCCTGAATTTACCCTGAAATTAAAGGACGGCGCCTATAACTTAGGCATAGATGCCCGGACCATAGCCAACCAGGTCAGAAGCGCCTTCCAGGGCAACAAGGTACTGGAAACCAATGTCGATCTGGAAACCTTCGAAATTACCGTAATGTTAACCCCCGAGTCCCGGGATGAATTTGCCGATTTCGATAATTTCCCGATCATACACCCCACCAGCGGCGCCATTATCCCCTTGTCGGCGGTGGCCAAGATCACCGCTACCCGCGGCTATTCACGCATCGGCCGCTACAACAACCAAAGGGCGGTCACCGTCTACGGGGATATCGACGGCACAGTCAACAACACCCAAAAAGTGATGAAAGATCTGACCAAACGCTGGCTGCCTGATTTCCAGCAAAGATATCCGGATATTAAGCTGAGCCAGGAAGGGGAAACCAAGAACTCTGCCATTACCCAGCAATCCATGGTGCAGTCGTTTGTTTTTGGTATCTTAGGAGTGTTTTTACTGCTTTCCTTCCAGTTCCGCAGTTATATCGAACCTGTGATCGTGTTGGTGGCAATTCCGCTGGCAATGATAGGCACCATCTGGGGCCACTTGCTTATGGGGCTAAGTTTTACCATGCCTTCGATGCTAGGTTTTGTTTCCCTGGCGGGTATTGTCGTTAACGACTCGATATTGCTGGTGGAGTTTGTCAAAAAACGGGTGGAAGAAGGATATTCGGTACACCAGGCGGCAGCCAAAGCCAGCTACGACAGGTTCCGGGCGGTATTCTTAACCTCAGTCACCACTATCGCCGGGATGACACCGCTGTTGTTTGAAACAAGCCTCCAGGCGCAGATATTGATCCCGCTGGCCACCAGTATCGTCTTCGGTATTGCCACCTCCACTTTGCTGGTGCTGTTTGTGTTGCCTTGCCTGTACACCATACTGGAAGATTTTGGTTTGGCTAAATCAAAAAAAGAGCAGCATTTGGATGAGGTCGCGGCAGATGCCGTCACTTAG
- a CDS encoding ABC transporter ATP-binding protein — MPALINLDKLGWAVGDKHILKDISLAVDKGEVLGIIGPNGAGKTSLLNCLLNQQKDFTGSVNFKGKNISTYAPRELAKSFALVAQKTAPVFNLSVSDIVRMGLLPHKTLFSLDNDFDKHQIELALEKVGLANKIHDAFNTLSGGEQQRVLIARALVQRAEVLVLDEPTNHLDVYYQHQILDLVKNLNITVVMTVHDLNLAAQYCRRLLLLDQGQVIADGPPEKVLGSSLLTQVFRLNCQQELDPVTGKTRVYFHLPKHSTKARNTGEANQ, encoded by the coding sequence ATGCCGGCCCTGATTAACCTGGACAAGCTTGGCTGGGCAGTCGGCGATAAGCACATCCTCAAAGATATCTCGCTGGCAGTGGATAAAGGCGAGGTATTGGGTATTATCGGCCCCAACGGCGCCGGTAAAACCAGTTTACTCAATTGCCTGCTCAACCAGCAAAAAGACTTTACCGGCTCGGTAAACTTTAAAGGCAAAAATATCAGCACTTACGCCCCTCGGGAACTGGCGAAATCTTTTGCCCTGGTGGCACAAAAAACAGCCCCGGTCTTTAACCTTTCGGTATCCGATATCGTGCGCATGGGTTTATTGCCCCATAAAACCCTGTTTAGCCTGGACAATGATTTTGATAAACATCAAATTGAGCTGGCGCTGGAAAAAGTCGGCTTAGCGAATAAAATCCATGATGCCTTTAATACCCTATCCGGCGGTGAGCAGCAGCGGGTATTGATCGCCCGGGCCTTAGTGCAAAGGGCCGAGGTCTTGGTTTTGGATGAACCCACCAACCACCTGGATGTCTATTACCAGCACCAGATATTAGACTTGGTAAAAAACTTAAATATCACTGTGGTAATGACGGTGCATGATTTGAACCTGGCCGCACAATATTGCCGCCGTTTACTCTTGCTCGACCAGGGTCAGGTTATTGCCGATGGTCCCCCTGAAAAAGTACTGGGCAGTTCACTGTTAACACAAGTCTTCCGCCTTAACTGCCAGCAGGAGTTAGATCCCGTAACCGGAAAAACCCGGGTTTATTTTCACTTGCCCAAACACAGTACTAAGGCAAGGAATACGGGAGAAGCAAACCAATGA